TTTTAGATTGGATAATTAACTTAGTCTGGATACTCAAACACTTTTCATTATGAAGTACATTAAGTATGTTTTAATCTTCACTATTACAGCTCTTCTGGCGAATGGCTGTACAAAAGGATTCGAAGAGCTGAATACGCGCCCCGATGCACTTACTGCATCCAATGTTGACGGATCGCTGCTTGGACAAGGATTTGCCCGCGCGCAGTATTTTGCGATGCACGGTGAACACTGGCGTTTCCAAATCGGAGAGAATCTTTTCTCTGATCTTTACTGCCAGTATTTCGCTACTACGGCTGCAAACTTTGACTCTGACCGGTATACGGAAGTTGGTCGCTGGATTGACCTCTGCTGGAGTTCGTTTTATGGACAGGCTGCTCCGAACATCAAGTTCGTTGAAGACTTTGCCCGCGACAACGATCTTCCCGTAGAAGAAGCCATCACCAAAATCTGGCGTGTACAGTCTTACCACAGGGTTACTGACTACTGGGGTCCTGCCATATACACTCAGTTTGGCAATGGAGAAACCACTGTAGCTTATGATACCCAGGAAAGCATGTACAAAAGCTTTTTTGTTACACTGGATGAAGCCGTTGCTACGCTTAACTCAAACAGAGGTAAAAACGTATTCGGAAACAATGACCAGATTTTTGCCGGTGATGTTGACAAATGGATTACCTACGCCAACTCTCTCCGTCTCCGTCTGGCTATGCGTATCCGTTTCGTAGAGCCTGCCCTGGCTAAAGCTGAAGCTGAAAAAGCTGTAGCTGCCGGTGTTATGGAAGACAACAGCGATAATGCATGGATTGCTACCACAGCAAACTCTCTTAACCCTTTCACCACCATCACAAACTGGGGTGAATTCCGGATGAGCGCACTGATGG
The Bacteroidia bacterium DNA segment above includes these coding regions:
- a CDS encoding SusD/RagB family nutrient-binding outer membrane lipoprotein, encoding MKYIKYVLIFTITALLANGCTKGFEELNTRPDALTASNVDGSLLGQGFARAQYFAMHGEHWRFQIGENLFSDLYCQYFATTAANFDSDRYTEVGRWIDLCWSSFYGQAAPNIKFVEDFARDNDLPVEEAITKIWRVQSYHRVTDYWGPAIYTQFGNGETTVAYDTQESMYKSFFVTLDEAVATLNSNRGKNVFGNNDQIFAGDVDKWITYANSLRLRLAMRIRFVEPALAKAEAEKAVAAGVMEDNSDNAWIATTANSLNPFTTITNWGEFRMSALMESILVGYGDPRTGVYFSPADEGDSDGNGSPYEGLRNGQAKVDKTPALNTGNSDVGPDYLPEGKGGTNPPILVMTCAEVYLLRAEGALIGWNMGGSAKDLYETGIRMSMKDRVGASDADIDTYLASTATPIATGDAFNTQPSTDVSIKWEDGASQERNLEQIITQKWLALYPDGWEAFAEVRRTGYPKLIPILNSDNPDLGVNDIFRRMTFVDGEFSNNRAATEAAQGLPELSGGDKNSTKVWWDKK